TTTTTACTGTTCGCATTGTACAGATACATCTGCTTGTCATAGGTGTTGGCGATAGCTCCTTCAGGGAGGTTACGACCGATGCCTCCGAAAGCATCTGCAGTGCCTTGAACAAGCAGGATACCGGGCTTCGATGTGTAAGAGACCTCGGAGATCTCGGAGGTCTTTTTGAACAAGGTGTCTGCCTTCATGGTACGGAGATCCAACTCGATAAAGTCTGAGGTATAGAAGGGTCTCTTTGTCGTTATCTCGGATACAGAGAAGATCAACTTGCTGTCATCCATCGACATGTCTTGTAGTGCAGTTGTCCTAAATCCGTATGTGATGGGATTGTAAAGTCCGGTCTGTAGGTCAAACAAAGAGATAAAGTATCTGTGTCTGAAGTTTTGCTCTCTGTCTCCTCTGCCGAGTACTCTTGTGGAGTGCTTTCCTGCTTTTGGGCCTTGTTTGTGATCAAAGAATATCAAATATCTGCCTGAGGGGGACATCGAGAAGTTGCCCTGAGGGATAGAGCTGTGGATGATTTCCTCTTGCTCTGTTTCAGGGTCCAAAGCCACGAGGGCTCTATTTCCATTTTTTTCTCGTGTGAAGTAGAGTTTGTCTTTTCCCGGAAGCCAAGATTCACTTCCGACTTGTCCCAGTGTACGGATCTTTTTGTTGCCTTTATAGAGAGAATACTCGACATTGTGCTTCCCGCCGAAGTAAGTCCTTTTTCCCATGATCATGTACTTGCCCGAAGGAGACACTGAGACTCTCGTGAGGTTGTCTCCATGAAGCATAAAATCGAGATCGATATATCTCGTATCATCCGTCGTGGCCGATATGCCGGTCTCATCGTGTGGGCTCACGTATCTGACACGTATCCCCATATCTATTGTGTCCTTCGAGGTCTCTATGGTACGGATGACGAGTTGGTGCGCTGTAGGTGTGATTGTGACAGATGCTTTTTGGGGTGTCTTTATGGAGTCTTTGTGTACGGCCTTGTCTGATTGGGCAATCATCTTACCATCCAAGAATGCTCTGAAAGGCAATGTGCTCTCGATGAGGATACTGCCTTTTTCATACCTGGAGCTGTTGATGTTGGTCGCATAGGTCGTGATGTACGAAACGTTTTCATCAGCCTTATTCTTTTTCTCTGTAGTAATAAATCCTGACTTGTCCGCAGAGACTATCCGAGCCGATTTGTCTTTGGTGTTCATGAAAGTACTACTACCCAGCAGGCTGTTAGCATCGTATTTTTCTCCATTTATACCGATGCTGTCACTCATGAATGGCGAACGAAAAGCCACTGTCTTAAACGCTCTGAAGTTACTTATGCTGAGCGTGTCAGGAGAGGTCTTTTTAGCTTCTTGTGCCGATGCCATCGTCATACTCGAAGAAGCCAGACCAAGGATTAGAAACTTGGAAAATGAATTCATTTTTAGTTGAAAATATGATTGTTATAAAATAAAATGTCTGACGGTGTACATCTTCGACAGTTCGGAGAGATCTAATGCCTCACGGCTGAGACAGTACAGAGCCGATCCTGAACCACTCATTGAGGCATAGACTGCTCCTCTGGCATAAAGTTCTTGCTTGATCTCTCCGAGGATGGGATGAAGTCCGAACACTCCTGCCTCGAAATCATTTGTGACTGTGTCTTTCCATGTCTCTATGGGAGCCTGAAGCACGGTGCGAAGGTCATATCGAGCCGGTTGGGGCTTGATGCCCGCATAAGCGTCCTTGGTGGATACATGGATGTCCGGTAATACAAGATGTAGATGGATGCCCGAAAGATCAAGATCTATGGGAGACAATATATCTCCGATCCCTTCGGCAAAGTGAGGGGAGGGGGCTATAAAGAATGGACAGTCTGCTCCGAGTTGCTTCGATAAGGCTCTCAACTCGTCATCGCTCAGCGGAAGATTGTACATCTCTCTCAGCATAAGGAGTGCTGTCGAGGCGTCAGAAGAGCCTCCTCCCAGTCCCGCCCCCGAAGGTATCTGCTTACGTAGTATGATCTCCACAGGTGGAAGTGTACCGCCAACATGATTGTTGAGCAAGTCGTAGGCTCTCCATACGAGGTTGTCTCGGGGAGGGCACAAGCGGTCGCAGTGACCGAAGTCTGTCCTCATCTCCTCAGACTCAATGATCTCAAGTGCATCACAGAGAGGAATCGCATGGAAGACAGTCTCAAGGTCATGATAACCGTCACTTCGTTTGTTCACAACATTCAGCCCGATATTTATCTTGGCTTGAGGAAATCTTAGCATCCTTAATATATTAAATGATTTATTTGGACTACGATACGGATGTGCTTGTGAGCACATCCCTATTCCACAAAAATACAGATAATATTCAAGAAATCTTCTGTAAAATTAATTTGAAAATATGCTTTGGGATGATGTGTATATGGCTCTTTAGGGGTCTTTGACAGAAAGTGTTCTGTCTCGGGGCAGAATACTTTCTGTCGAACATTGGAAATATTTCTGTCGAGATACAGATACTCTCTGTATCCTATGCAACTTTTTGTGTCATTTGAGGGTTTTACAAGAAGGGAGACCTCCATGAGAGAGAGCCCATGAATAAAAGATTATAGAGAGTGATGATACAACCTGATTTTATATTTGAGACTTCGTGGGAAGTGTGCAATAAAGTAGGGGGCATATATACTGTCCTAAGTACTC
This is a stretch of genomic DNA from Porphyromonas cangingivalis. It encodes these proteins:
- a CDS encoding prolyl oligopeptidase family serine peptidase, with product MNSFSKFLILGLASSSMTMASAQEAKKTSPDTLSISNFRAFKTVAFRSPFMSDSIGINGEKYDANSLLGSSTFMNTKDKSARIVSADKSGFITTEKKNKADENVSYITTYATNINSSRYEKGSILIESTLPFRAFLDGKMIAQSDKAVHKDSIKTPQKASVTITPTAHQLVIRTIETSKDTIDMGIRVRYVSPHDETGISATTDDTRYIDLDFMLHGDNLTRVSVSPSGKYMIMGKRTYFGGKHNVEYSLYKGNKKIRTLGQVGSESWLPGKDKLYFTREKNGNRALVALDPETEQEEIIHSSIPQGNFSMSPSGRYLIFFDHKQGPKAGKHSTRVLGRGDREQNFRHRYFISLFDLQTGLYNPITYGFRTTALQDMSMDDSKLIFSVSEITTKRPFYTSDFIELDLRTMKADTLFKKTSEISEVSYTSKPGILLVQGTADAFGGIGRNLPEGAIANTYDKQMYLYNANSKKTSTLTKDFNPSINNVYISPKLFNIYFTAEDEDRMTLYSCDLGSGKITKLSHKEDYVRSFGVSEDGKIMAYIGQSMNNSDRMYLISGRNNKEELVYDLSALKLKDYKVGVGKVWDFTMPNGDVVPGRFYLPPNFDANKKYPLIVYYYGGTAPTSRIFENAYSPHLYTSQDYVVYIVNPSGTTGYGQEYASRHVNAWGKRTADEIVASVKGFCAAHSFVNDKKIGCMGASYGGFMTQYLQTITDIFAAAISHAGISALSSYWGEGFWGVGYSTVASADSYPWNNPDLYVRQSPLFNADKIKTPLLLLHGTVDTNVPDGESVQMYNALKILGKEVEFIRIHNQDHFILEEPKRIEWTNSIFAWFAKWLKDDPTWWDDMHPKVNL
- the ispE gene encoding 4-(cytidine 5'-diphospho)-2-C-methyl-D-erythritol kinase; this translates as MLRFPQAKINIGLNVVNKRSDGYHDLETVFHAIPLCDALEIIESEEMRTDFGHCDRLCPPRDNLVWRAYDLLNNHVGGTLPPVEIILRKQIPSGAGLGGGSSDASTALLMLREMYNLPLSDDELRALSKQLGADCPFFIAPSPHFAEGIGDILSPIDLDLSGIHLHLVLPDIHVSTKDAYAGIKPQPARYDLRTVLQAPIETWKDTVTNDFEAGVFGLHPILGEIKQELYARGAVYASMSGSGSALYCLSREALDLSELSKMYTVRHFIL